Proteins encoded by one window of Pseudochaenichthys georgianus chromosome 9, fPseGeo1.2, whole genome shotgun sequence:
- the kctd10 gene encoding BTB/POZ domain-containing adapter for CUL3-mediated RhoA degradation protein 3 has protein sequence MEEMSGESAVSTAVPAASNRTTSFKGSSPSSKYVKLNVGGALYYTTMQTLTKQDTMLKAMFSGRMEVLTDSEGWILIDRCGKHFGTILNYLRDGAVPLPDSRRETEELLAEAKYYLVQGLADECTAALQNKESYEPLCKVPLMTSSKEEQKLIATSNKPTVKLLYNRSNNKYSYTSNSDDNMLKNIELFDKLSLRFNGRVLFIKDVIGDEICCWSFYGQGRKIAEVCCTSIVYATEKKQTKVEFPEARIYEETLNILLYESHDGRGPDNALLEATGGAAGRSHHLDEDDERDRIERVRRIHIKRPDDRTHHHQ, from the exons ATG GAAGAGATGTCAGGAGAGAGTGCGGTGAGCACGGCAGTGCCGGCAGCTTCAAACCGGACTACATCCTTCAAAGGCTCCAGCCCGAGCTCGAAATATGTGAAGCTAAATGTGGGTGGAGCACTGTACTACACTACAATGCAGACACTAACCAAACAGGACACCATGCTCAAAGCCATGTTCAGCGGCAGGATGGAGGTCCTCACAGACAGCGAAG GTTGGATCTTGATTGATCGCTGCGGGAAACATTTTGGAACAATCCTTAACTACCTTAGAGACGGGGCCGTGCCTCTCCCAGACAGCCGGCGGGAGACCGAGGAGCTGCTCGCTGAGGCCAAGTATTACCTCGTACAGGGCTTGGCTGATGAATGCACCGCGGCCTTGCAG AACAAAGAAAGTTATGAACCCCTTTGTAAAGTGCCTCTAATGACATCATCTAAGGAGGAGCAGAAGCTTATTGCAACCTCGAATAAG CCTACTGTCAAACTGCTGTATAACCGAAGCAACAACAAATATTCATATACCAG CAATTCTGATGACAACATGCTGAAAAATATTGAGCTGTTTGACAAGCTGTCTCTGCGGTTCAACGGCCGGGTGCTCTTCATCAAAGATGTGATTGGGGATGAGATCTGTTGTTGGTCCTTTTATGGTCAGGGGCGTAAGATCGCTGAAGTGTGCTGTACCTCCATTGTTTATGCCACAGAAAAAAAGCAGACAaag GTGGAGTTCCCTGAAGCACGAATCTATGAGGAGACCCTCAACATCCTCCTGTATGAGTCCCATGATGGGAGGGGTCCAGACAATGCCCTGCTGGAGGCCACAGGGGGCGCTGCAGGGCGATCTCATCATCTGGATGAGGACGATGAGCGAGATCGAATCGAGCGAGTTCGTAGGATTCATATCAAACGACCGGACGACCGcacacaccaccaccagtgA
- the myo1ha gene encoding LOW QUALITY PROTEIN: unconventional myosin-Ih (The sequence of the model RefSeq protein was modified relative to this genomic sequence to represent the inferred CDS: substituted 1 base at 1 genomic stop codon), with product MEGALTARDRVGIQDFVLLDETTETAFLSNLKKRFSKDLIYTYIGTLLVSVNPYKELDIYNKKRWKSTWVVNFFELPPHIYALADSAYQTMLTEFNNHFILISGESGAGKTEASKKILQYYAVSCRAPLCSTLSGTKMLMSNPVPRGVMAFGNAKTLKNDNSSRFGKYMDIQFXQQGDAVGGHILNYLLEKSRVVHQNHGERNFHIFYQLVEGGEDDLLHQMGLERDCQHYNYLTQGECAIVSSINDRNDWKTVKNALQIINIDEINTNHLFGTVASVLHLGNVQFDSDSKGHALLNNNNAELRWVSNLLGVDAHSLQEGLTYRKIEAKNEQVLSPFTTDHAIYARDALAKAIYGQTFTWLVNKINESMENKDNSRKTVIGLLDIYGFEVFYVNSFEQFCINYCNEKLQQLFIQLTLKAEQEEYEAEDIEWEPVQFFNNKIICDLVEDKSRGIITILDEECLRPGDASDLTFLERLEEKMGNHPHFVTHKLADKMTRKTLERGDFRLLHYAGEVTYCVVGFLDKNNDLLYRNIKDLIGQSKNAIVKECFSSADPDSRRRPETVATQFKSSLLKLTEILMAKEAWYIRCLKSNESKQPGQFDEVLIRHQVKYLGLMEHLRVRRAGFAYRRKYEVFLKRYKPLCPATWPHWRGVPADGVEVLVQHLGYMPNEYKMGRTKIFIRHPRTLYATEDAYERCKHELATRLQAKYKGYKAKGEFKKQKEAATKIETCWRGVQARKERDKRAWAVKVIKKFIKGYITRGQLKNTDNSEYLAFVRQNYLNRLKGNLPKTVLDKTTWQTPPAVLAETSEILRMLHYRLMVRKYVRGITPQKKAQFQLKLLTSSIFKGKKESYPQSIAQPFVDTRISEQEIHMRVLQTIRNEHIKYGVPVIKYDRNGFKPRPRQLVLTQTAAYVIEEAKIKQRVLYTSLKGISVSNLTDAIIVLHITCEDPKQKGDLLMQCDHLFEFLTKLCFIANKQNSVKVVQGSIKIEIQAGKESAVDFSLGQEPMVFKAKNGHLMVVATRARTR from the exons ATGGAGGGCGCCCTGACCGCCAGGGACCGGGTTGGGATCCAGGATTTTGTCCTCCTGGATGAAACCACAGAGACCGCCTTCCTCAGTAACCTCAAGAAACGCTTCAGCAAAGATCTCATCTAT ACCTACATTGGCACATTGCTAGTGTCTGTGAATCCCTACAAAGAGCTGGACATCTACAATAAGAAACGATGGAAATCTACATGGGTAGTGAACTTTTTTGAGCTTCCACCACACAT CTACGCCTTGGCAGACAGCGCCTACCAAACCATGCTGACAGAGTTTAACAATCACTTCATCCTCATCTCTGGAGAGAGTGGAGCCGGGAAGACGGAGGCCTCTAAAAAGATCCTGCAGTATTACGCTGTCAGCTGTCGCGCACCACTCTGCTCAACACTGTCAGGGACCAAAATGCTCATGTCCAACCCTGTCCCTCGAGGTGTGATG GCTTTCGGCAATGCCAAAACACTGAAAAATGATAACTCAAGTCGGTTTGGGAAGTATATGGACATTCAGTTTTGACAGC AGGGGGATGCTGTCGGAGGACATATCCTGAACTACCTGCTGGAGAAGTCGAGGGTGGTGCATCAGAATCACGGGGAGAGAAACTTCCACATCTTCTACCAGCTGGTGGAGGGAGGGGAGGACGACCTGCTGCACCAGATGGGCCTGGAGAGAGACTGCCAGCATTACAACTATCTAACCCAA GGAGAGTGTGCCATTGTGTCATCCATTAATGACAGAAATGACTGGAAAACAGTGAAGAATGCACTACAAATCATCAACATCGATGAGATTAACACTAAT CACTTGTTTGGGACCGTTGCTAGCGTTCTCCACTTGGGGAATGTGCAGTTTGACTCGGACAGTAAAGGCCATGCCCTGCTGAACAACAACAACGCAGAGCTGCGCTGGGTTTCAAAT CTGCTAGGAGTCGATGCTCACAGTCTCCAAGAGGGACTCACATACAGGAAGATTGAAGCCAAAAATGAGCAG GTCCTCAGCCCATTCACAACTGATCATGCCATCTATGCTAGAGATGCCCTGGCCAAAGCCATCTACGGGCAGACCTTCACCTGGCTGGTGAACAAGATCAACGAGTCCATGGAGAACAAG GACAACTCGAGGAAGACTGTAATAGGGCTTTTGGACATATATGGGTTTGAGGTTTTCTATGTAAACAG TTTTGAGCAGTTCTGTATAAACTACTGCAACGAGAAGCTGCAGCAGCTTTTCATTCAACTGACGCTGAAAGCTGAGCAGGAAGAATATGAAGCAGAAGATATTGAG TGGGAACCAGTTCAATTCTTCAACAATAAGATCATCTGTGACCTGGTTGAGGATAAATCCAGAGGGATAATAACAATACTG GACGAGGAGTGTCTCAGGCCAGGAGACGCCTCAGATCTCACCTTCCTGGAAAGACTGGAAGAAAAGATGGGAAATCACCCTCACTTTGTCAC GCACAAACTGGCGGACAAAATGACACGTAAGACTCTGGAGAGGGGAGATTTCCGTCTCTTGCATTATGCCGGGGAGGTCACCTACTGCGTTGTGG GATTCTTGGACAAAAACAATGACCTATTGTATAGGAACATAAAGGAT CTGATTGGTCAGTCTAAAAATGCCATAGTCAAAGAGTGCTTCTCCTCAGCGGATCCAGACAGCAGACGAAGACCTGAAACA GTGGCGACCCAGTTTAAGAGCAGCCTGCTGAAGCTGACAGAGATCCTCATGGCTAAAGAGGCCTGGTACATACGCTGTCTGAAATCCAACGAGTCCAAGCAGCCGG GTCAATTTGACGAAGTGCTGATCAGGCACCAGGTGAAGTACCTGGGCTTGATGGAGCACCTCAGGGTCAGAAGAGCTGGTTTTGCGTACAGACGCAAATATGAAGTCTTCTTAAAGCG ATATAAACCCCTGTGCCCAGCCACCTGGCCTCACTGGAGAGGAGTGCCTGCTGATGGAGTGGAAGTGCTGGTTCAACATCTCGGCTACATGCCAAATGAGTACAAGATGGGACG TACCAAAATATTCATCCGCCATCCGAGGACACTTTATGCCACAGAGGATGCTTATGAGAGATGTAAACATGAACTGG CAACGAGGCTCCAGGCCAAATACAAAGGATACAAAGCAAAGGGAGAATTTAAAAAACAGAAAGAAGCAG CCACCAAGATTGAAACCTGCTGGAGAGGAGTGCAGGCTAGGAAGGAGCGAGATAAGAGAGCCTGGGCTGTGAAAGTCATCAAGAA ATTCATCAAAGGTTACATAACCAGGGGGCAGTTAAAAAACACGGATAACTCGGAGTACCTGGCCTTTGTGAGACAAAATTACTTAAACCGGCTCAAAGGCAACCTGCCAAAGACGGTCCTGGATAAAACCACCTGGCAAACTCCACCAGCAGTCCTGGCAGAG ACATCTGAGATACTGCGTATGCTTCACTACCGTCTAATGGTGCGGAAGTATGTGCGAGGAATCACACCCCAGAAGAAAGCTCAG TTCCAACTGAAGCTTCTCACCAGCTCCATCTTCAAGGGGAAAAAGGAGAGCTATCCACAGAGTATCGCTCAGCCTTTTGTGGACACCAGAATCA GTGAACAAGAGATACACATGAGGGTTCTGCAGACGATTCGCAACGAGCACATTAAG TACGGTGTCCCGGTGATTAAATATGACAGGAATGGTTTCAAACCAAGGCCGCGACAGCTCGTCCTCACACAGACGGCTGCCTACGTGATAGAGGAGGCCAAGATCAAACAGAGAGTGCTGTACACCTCTCTCAAAG GTATTTCGGTCAGTAACTTGACAGACGCCATCATTGTGCTGCACATCACATGTGAGGACCCGAAACAGAAG GGGGACCTTCTGATGCAGTGCGACCATTTGTTTGAGTTTTTGACCAAACTCTGTTTCATTGCTAACAAACAGAATTCAGTCAAAGTGGTTCAGGGCAG CATCAAGATTGAAATCCAGGCAGGGAAAGAGAGTGCGGTGGACTTCAGCCTCGGACAGGAACCCATGGTGTTCAAGGCTAAGAACGGACACCTCATGGTG GTTGCCACTCGGGCTAGGACACGGTAG
- the aldh3b4 gene encoding aldehyde dehydrogenase family 3 member B1 codes for MLEEHESDFVDALGKDLHKPRFEAVVSELILVKNEALYAINNLKKWMQPQHVERNLSTTLDECLMVSEPLGVVFIVGTWCSPVETCLVPLVGAIAAGNCAIISPSECTAHTAELLHRLIPFYLDNECFHVILAGPRDFPEVVELKFDHVFFTGNRSEGTRIAQAAARTLTPVTLILGGKNPCYVDQDCDIATTAQRIAWARFHNAGQSLVAPFYILCHTTVTARLVQALKCCLTQFYGSDPRESSSYGRMVNLDIFNRTKNMLWRSGKVAVGGQVIEAEKYIAPTVLTEVTESDPIMQQEIFGPVLPVLTVNNVDEAIAFINKQEKPLCVYAYSSNSKVITRLMSETSSGSFCSNDSILQSLMVALPFGGVGASGMGSYHGRYSFDTFSHRKSCLLRSTRFECVTYLRYPPYEDRNLSLMTWASTLSQKSQGWCHIL; via the exons ATGCTGGAGGAACACGAGAGTGACTTTGTGGATGCTCTTGGAAAAGACCTTCATAAG CCAAGGTTTGAGGCAGTTGTGTCAGAACTTATTCTCGTCAAGAATGAGGCCCTGTATGCCATCAACAACCTTAAGAAGTGGATGCAGCCGCAGCATGTGGAAAGAAACCTG TCCACGACGTTAGACGAGTGTCTGATGGTCAGTGAGCCGCTGGGGGTTGTGTTTATCGTGGGGACCTGGTGCAGCCCTGTGGAAACGTGTCTGGTGCCTCTGGTAGGGGCCATCGCAGCAG GAAACTGTGCAATCATCAGCCCCTCTGAGTGCACCGCCCACACTGCAGAGCTCCTGCATCGCCTTATCCCCTTCTACTTGGACAAT GAATGCTTCCATGTGATTCTTGCAGGCCCACGTGACTTTCCTGAAGTTGTGGAACTGAAATTTGACCATGTCTTCTTTACAG GAAACAGGTCGGAAGGAACCAGAATTGCTCAGGCTGCAGCTCGCACACTCACGCCTGTCACCCTGATTTTGGGTGGAAAGAACCCGTGTTACGTAGACCAAGACTGTGACATTGCCACCACGGCACAGCGCATCGCCTGGGCACGTTTTCACAATGCGGGGCAGAGCTTGGTGGCTCCTTTCTACATCCTGTGCCACACGACAGTCACAGCACGACTGGTGCAGGCCCTGAAGTGTTGCCTCACGCAGTTCTACGGGTCTGATCCCAGAGAGTCAAGCAGTTACGGCCGCATGGTCAATCTAGATATATTCAACCGTACGAAGAACATGCTGTGGAGATCTGGCAAGGTGGCGGTCGGCGGGCAAGTGATAGAAGCAGAAAAATATATTG CCCCAACAGTTTTGACAGAAGTAACGGAATCAGATCCCATCATGCAACAGGAAATTTTTGGCCCAGTTCTTCCTGTTCTGACTGTGAACAATGTAGATGAAGCAATTGCCTTCATAAATAAGCAAGAGAAACCCCTCTGCGTGTACGCATATTCGAGCAACAGCAAG GTCATCACAAGACTAATGAGTGAGACTTCTAGTGGTAGCTTTTGCTCAAACGACAGCATCCTTCAGAGTCTGATGGTGGCTCTGCCTTTCGGTGGAGTTG GTGCCAGTGGAATGGGTTCCTACCATGGCCGCTACAGCTTTGATACCTTCTCTCACAGGAAATCATGCCTGCTAAGAAGCACACGGTTTGAGTGTGTAACCTATCTGCGTTATCCGCCCTATGAGGATCGCAATCTGTCTCTCATGACATGGGCCAGCACCCTGTCCCAGAAGAGCCAGGGATGGTGCCACATCCTGTGA
- the ube3b gene encoding ubiquitin-protein ligase E3B, with product MFSLTQSSKSEFLDKARQAREERRGHKDKEKSAILMQALVRRFLCRCRLQKQIRQEVDDYFQASETGTSKRNALSTFKIARKLLFVYRPEDKMILQMFEKLCRTILASMEVENEPKVWYVSLALSKDLTIPWLKQIKDVLWICCQLLKKLKPDILQDNKMITLYLSMLVTFTDTSTWRIVRGKGEALRPALSRICENIMGHLNQKGFYSILQILLTNGLARSKPSLSKGTLTAIFSLSLRPVIAAHFSDNLLRSFLLHIMSVPAVVSHLSVLTPECMASMHTHDLLRKFILFLSREEQCLDICVCLEGSHTLCLLGNLIHLGFFSEKVLEEEANHFVKDLTDMLSYCQRYVSQKKSNLTHWHPVLGWFSQTVDYGLNESMPLVTKQLQYLWGVAIIRTLFSDVLSKKLESQEPTPPPPQPSTSQNNLPVKNLFKRAFQKSASVRNILKPVGGKRVDSAEVQKVCSICVLYQTALSTLTQIRLQILTGLTHLDELLPKLWAFICELGPQGGLKLFMECLNNDTEESKQLLAMLMLFCDCSRHLITILDDIEVYEEQTSFKIEELLTISSFLNTFVYKMVWDGILENAKGEKLELFHSVHGWLMVLYERDCRRRFTPDDHWLRKDLKPSLLFQELEKGKRRAQLLLQYIPHVIPHKNRVLLFRNIVTKEKESLGLVETNSASPHVTHITIRRSRMLEDGYDQLRRLPPNSIKGVIRVKFVNDLGVDEAGIDQDGVFKEFLEEIIKKVFNPALNLFKTTSGNERLYPSPTSYIHENHLQLFEFVGKMLGKAVYEGLVVDVPFASFFLSQVMGHHHTTFYSSIDELPSLDSEFYKNLTSIKRYDGDIGDLGLTLSYDEDVMGQLVCHELIPGGKTMTVSNENKISYIHLMAHFRMHTQIKEQTAAFIRGFRSIINPEWLHMFSTPEVQRLVAGDNAEIDLDDLKKHTVYYGGFHSSHRVIIWLWDILSSDFTSEERAMFLKFVTSCSRPPLLGFAYLKPPFSIRCVEVSDDQDTGDTLGSVLRGFFTIRKKEPGGRLPTSSTCFNLLKLPNYSKKSILRDKLRYAISMNTGFELS from the exons ATGTTTAGTTTAACTCAAAGCTCCAAGTCTGAGTTCCTGGACAAAGCCAGGCAGGCCAGGGAGGAAAGAAGGGGACACAAGGACAAGGAGAAATCAGCAATCCTCATGCAAGCCCTGGTCCGGAGATTCCTCTGTCGCTGCAGACTCCAGAAGCAAATACG GCAAGAGGTCGATGACTATTTTCAAGCTTCTGAAACTGGGACATCAAAAAGAAATGCACTTTCAACTTTCAAAATCGCTCGGAAATTACTATTTGTATATCGCCCAGAGGATAAGATG ATTCTACAGATGTTTGAGAAGCTCTGCCGTACAATCCTTGCCAGCATGGAGGTTGAAAATGAACCCAAA GTCTGGTATGTTTCCTTGGCTCTCTCCAAAGACCTCACCATTCCCTGGCTCAAACAGATAAAAGATGTGCTGTGGATCTGCTGTCAGCTACTGAAAAAATTAAAG CCTGACATACTTCAGGACAACAAAATGATAACGCTGTACCTCAGCATGCTGGTGACTTTCACAGACACTTCAACCTGGCGGATAGTCAGAGGGAAGG GAGAAGCTCTCAGACCCGCTTTGTCGAGGATTTGTGAAAATATCATGGGCCATCTCAATCAAAAGGGATTCTACTCCATACTGCAG ATCTTGTTGACAAATGGCTTGGCTCGAAGTAAACCATCCCTCTCCAAAGGCACCCTCACAGCTATCTTCTCTTTGTCATTAAG GCCGGTCATTGCAGCTCACTTCTCCGATAACCTGCTAAGATCATTCCTCCTTCACATCATGTCAGTTCCTGCAGTCGTATCTCACCTCAGTGTGCTTACTCCAGAG TGTATGGCGTCCATGCACACGCATGACCTGCTGCGGAAGTTCATCCTTTTTCTGAGCCGGGAGGAACAGTGTTTGgacatctgtgtgtgtctggagGGGAGCCACACACTCTGCCTACTTG GCAACCTGATTCACTTGGGTTTCTTTAGTGAGAAAGTCCTGGAAGAGGAGGCCAACCATTTTGTGAAGGACCTGACGGACATGCTGTCCTACTGTCAGAGATATGTATCCCAAAAGAAGTCCAACCTCACCCACTGGCACCCTGTCCTGGGCTGGTTCTCCCAAACCGTAGACTACGG TCTGAATGAGTCAATGCCGCTGGTGACTAAACAGCTTCAGTACCTGTGGGGTGTTGCTATTATTCGGACCCTCTTCAGCGATGTCCTCTCTAAAAAGCTGGAGAGTCAGGAGCCCACTCCTCCACCCCCGCAGCCTAGCACATCGCAAAACAATCTACCAGTGAAAA ACCTCTTCAAGCGAGCATTTCAGAAGTCTGCTTCTGTTCGAAACATCCTGAAACCAGTGGGAGGAAAGCGAGTGGACTCAGCTGAAGTTCAGAAGGTGTGCAGCATCTGTGTGCTCTACCAGACCGCTCTGTCCACTCTAACGCAAATACGACTCCAGATACTCACCG GTCTGACACATCTTGATGAACTTTTGCCCAAGCTTTGGGCCTTCATTTGTGAGCTCGGTCCTCAGGGAGGCCTCAAACTCTTCATGGAGTGTCTGAACAACGACACCGAGGAGTCCAAGCAGCTCCTGGCTATGCTCATGCTCTTCTGTGACTGCTCCCGGCACCTGATCAC AATTCTGGATGACATTGAAGTTTATGAAGAACAAACATCTTTCAAGATCGAGGAACTCCTCACCATCTCTTCATTTCTGAACACATTTGTGTACAAGATGGTATGGGATGGCATCTTAG AAAATGCTAAGGGAGAGAAACTGGAGTTGTTCCACAGTGTTCATGGCTGGTTGATGGTTCTCTatgagcgggactgcaggcgaCGATTCACCCCCGATGACCACTGGCTACGCAA GGACCTGAAGCCTAGCCTCTTGTTTCAAGAGCTCGAGAAAGGCAAGAGAAGAGCCCAGCTTTTACTGCAGTACATCCCACATGTCATTCCACATAAAAAC AGAGTGCTGCTGTTCAGGAACATCGTCACCAAGGAAAAGGAAAGTTTAGGATTGGTCGAAACAAACTCTGCTTCACCACATGTCACGCATATTACCATTCGTCGCTCACGGATGTTAGAG GATGGATATGACCAGCTCCGCAGATTGCCACCAAATTCCATAAAAGGCGTCATTCGTGTGAAGTTTGTCAACGACCTGGGAGTAGACGAGGCTGGTATCGATCAGGATGGTGTGTTCAAAGAGTTTCTCGAGGAGATCATTAAAAAAGTGTTCAATCCTGCCCTCAACCTGTTTAAA ACTACGAGTGGGAACGAAAGGCTGTATCCTTCACCCACATCCTACATCCATGAGAACCATTTGCAGCTGTTTGAGTTTGTGGGGAAGATGCTCGGGAAAGCCGTATATGAG GGTCTCGTTGTGGACGTCCcctttgcctccttcttcctcAGTCAGGTCATGGGTCACCACCACACCACTTTCTACAGCTCCATCGACGAGCTGCCCTCCCTGGACTCTGAGTTTTACAAAAACCTCACTTCCATCAAG CGCTACGATGGAGATATAGGCGATCTTGGACTGACGTTATCTTATGATGAGGATGTAATGGGCCAG CTTGTCTGTCATGAATTGATACCCGGGGGGAAAACCATGACCGTGTCCAACGAAAACAA GATCAGCTACATTCACCTCATGGCTCACTTCAGGATGCACACGCAGATTAAGGAGCAAACGGCAGCTTTCATTCGGGGTTTCCGCAGCATCATTAACCCAGAGTGGCTGCACATGTTTTCCACGCCTGAGGTTCAGCGTCTTGTCGCTGGAGACAATGCTGAGATTGATCTTGATGACCTCAA GAAACACACCGTCTACTATGGAGGTTTTCACAGCAGCCACCGGGTCATCATCTGGCTGTGGGACATCCTGTCCAGTGACTTCACCTCTGAAGAGAGGGCTATGTTCCTTAAA TTTGTTACCAGCTGCTCCAGGCCACCACTTCTAGGTTTTGCCTACCTCAAACCACCTTTCTCCATCCGCTGTGTGGAAGTTTCAGACGATCAG GACACCGGAGACACACTTGGAAGTGTTCTTAGGGGCTTTTTTACAATCCGCAAGAAGGAGCCTGGTGGTCGACTTCCCACGTCATCAACATGCTTCAACCTGCTCAAGTTGCCCAACTACAGCAAGAAGAGCATCTTGCGCGACAAACTGCGCTACGCTATCAGTATGAACACCGGCTTTGAGCTCTCCTAA